The genomic DNA GACGCCGACCGGCGTGGCGGTCCTCGTCGCCGGCGGCGGCGGCTACGCGCGGATCGGGATAGTCAAGGAGGCGCTCCCCGCCGCGCTCTGGCTCGCCGCGCAGGGCATCACGGCCTTCGTGCTCACCTACCGCCTGCCGGGCGAGGGCTGGGCGGCGGGCCCCCTGGCGCCGCTCCAGGACGGGCAGCGGGCCCTGCGCCTGATCCGCGCCGCTTCCGGGCGCTTCCGGATCGACCCGGCCCGCGTCGGCGTGCTCGGCTTCTCCGCCGGCGGCCACCTCGGCGGCCTGATCGCCGCGCGCTCCGCGTTCCGGGCCTACGAACCCGTGGACGCGGCCGACGACCTGTCGGCGCGGCCCGATTTCGCGACGCTGATCTACCCCGTGGTGAGCCTGGAGCCGCCCCACGACCGCACGACCACCCGGCGCTCCCTGGTCGGCGAGGCCCCGAGCCCGGAGGCGAGCCGGGACTGGTCGCTCCAGACCCATATCCGGTCCGGCTGCCCGACGCTGTTCCTCGTGCAGGCGGACGACGACCCGGTCATCAGCCCGGAGCACAGCCGCATCCTGGACGCGGCCTGCCGCGCGGCGGGCGTGCCGGTCGAGTACCACCGCTTCGCGGTCGGCGGCCACGGTTTCGGGATCGGCCGGTCGGAGGCGCCGGTCGCCCTCTGGCCGAGGCTCTGCCGGCTCTGGCTGACCAGCGTGTCGGTGATGCGCTGACGCGGCGCGCACCGGCTGCCTGCGGCGACCCTGTCGGGTCGCTCATCCGGCGCGGGAGCCGTCAGGCAGGGCAGGGGGCCGGTGAGCCCCGGGCCGGCGCGCAGGGGCCCTCGCCCGCGCGGACGGGACCCGCGCGGGCGCGCCGGAGATCGCCGCCGCCGGGGTCGCGGGCGGTCACGCCCGGAGAGCCGGACCGCCGCTCCAGCCGCCGCCGCGAGCGACGCCGGGCGAGCCGGGTCAGCGCCGCGGCGATCGGCCGGACGTCGTCCCGGTCCACCCGTCGCGGGGAGGGGCCTCCACCCCCCTGACCCGACCGCCCTGCCCGGGAGCGCCGGTGTCGGCGCCCGTCAGCCGCTTCGTCATCGCGCCCGTTGCGACCGCGCCTCGCCGCGCGCGACGACGGGCGCGCGGCGGCCCGGGTCGGAGCCGAGCGTGTCCGGCGGCGGCGCGCGGCCTCCCATCCCCGTGGCCTCGACCTCCCGCCCGATCAGCGGCCTTCATCCAGCCGCATCCAGTCGCATCCAGCCCCGTGCCGCCCTCGGGCGGCCTTCGGGCGGCGACGCCGGGACACGGGACGATCCGATCCCACGAACCTCTCCCCGTTGTTCGCATAAGATATATTATGGAATGCAAAGGGCGTCCCAGGTCGGGTGAGGGGCGGTCGCTCCGCCGGCCGGCGCGCCCAGATGGGATCCCGCCTCGCGCCGCCTCCGATCCGGCCGGTGCGGCCCCGGCGTCGGGTCCCGTCCGGCCGGGCGGCTTCCGGATCGGGCGAGGGCGGTCCGAGCCCCCTCCCCGCGGCGCGGCGTGCCGCCCGCGCGCCCTCACGCGGCGCGCCCGGCCGTGCGGCGGACGTCGCCGAGGATCCGGCCGTCCCGCGTCCGGCAGTCGATATGCTCCGACAGACGGCCGGTCCGGATCCGGATCGATGCCGGCCGGGCCAGGAGCGCGGCGCGCTCCAAGAATTCCGCGGCGCTCATCGGCGCGTCCCGGCCGCCGCCGAGGCCGCGCCACCAGGACACCGCCTTATCCCGCTCGTAGCCGCTGCGCTCGGGCCGCAGGCGGACGCGCCACGCCGCCTCGGCGGGGCCGTCCCGCCAGCCGAGGACGAGGTCGAGCCCGTCGGGCGCGGCCTCCAGCTTCAGGGCCGTGACTGGATGCCACGCGGCCTCCTGCCAGCCGGCCTCCGCCGCCGGGGCAGGGCCCGCCGGCTCGGGACCGGGCAGCCCGGGATCCGCCGAGAGGATCGCCAGCTCGTCGTCGGCGGCGGCCTCGTGCGGCGCCTCGGCGTCCGGGTCCGCCTCCGGCTCGGTCCAGCACGCCTCGCAGGTGGAGGCGTTCAGCGCGATCAGGGCGCCGCAGCCGGGGCAGGGCTTGGCGCGCGAGGCCCCTGCCCCGCCCAATCCCTGTGTGGCGCTCCGGACCGTCACGGCGTCGACGGGCCCGTGCATCCGCACCAGACCGGCATAGTCCAGGATCAGCGCGTCGGCCTTTCCGGGCGCGCAGCGCAGCGCCCGGCCGACCTGCTGCACGTAGAGGCCGGTGCTGCGGGTCGGGCGCAGCAGCGCCACCAGATCGACCTCGGGCACGTTGAAGCCGGTCCCGAGCACGCCCACCGAGGTCAGGCAGCGGATCTGCCCGGCCCGGAACGCCGCGACGATGCGGTCGCGCTCCCGGCGGGGCGTCTCGCCCGAGACGCTCTCGCAGGAATACCCTTCCGCCCGCACCGCGTCGCGCACGGCCTCCGCGTGGGCGAGGCCGGCGCAGAAGGCGAGCCAGGCCCGGCGGGCGCGCCCGTACTCCGCGAGCTCCGCGACCGCCGCGCGGGTGATCCAGTCGCGGTTGACCGCCGCCTCCAGCTCGCCCGGGATGTAGTCGCCCCCGCGCCGGCCGACGCCCGAGACGTCGAGCTGGGTGAGCGTCGCCTTGGAGACGAGGGGCGCCAGGAAGCCGCGCCGGATCAGCGTGAACGTGTCGGCCTCGTAGGCGATGCCGGAGAAGAGCCGGTGCTCGCCTTCGTCGAGGCGGCCCGAATCGAGCCGGTAGGGCGTGGCGGTGAAGCCCGCCACACGCAGCCCGGGGGTCCGCGCGCGCAGGCCCGCCAGGAAGCGGCCGTAGCGGGTGTCGGCGGCGCGGGGGATCAGGTGGGCCTCGTCGACGATCACGAGGTCGCGCGGACCGATCGCGTCGAGCCGGTCGGCCACCGACTGGATGCCGCAGACCAGCACCTGCGCCCCGGCCTCCCGCCGCCGGAGCCCGGCCGAGAAGATGCCGGCCGGCGCCCCCGGCCAGGACCGGGTCAGCTCGGAGAAATTCTGGGCGACCAGCTCGCGGCTGTGGGTGACGATCGCCACCCGGGCGAGGGGATTCTCGTCCAGGGTCTCCCGGGCGAGGGCCGCGATCACGAGCGCCTTGCCGGCCCCGGTGGGCAGGACGATCAGGTGGCCGGGCGCCGCGTCGTCCGCCCCTCCCCGCGCCCAGGCGGCCGAGAGCGCGTCGAGGCTGGCGCGCTGGTAGTCCCGCAGGCGCAGCATGGCGGCGGTCTAGCCGGCCGCGCCGGCCCTGTCCGTGGCGGCGCGGTCACGGCGCAGCAGGTAGATGTCCATGATCCAGCCGTGCCGGGCCCGGGCCTCGGCGCGGACCCGGCGGATCTCGGCGCCCGCGTCGCCCAACCGGCCGGAGATCAGGATCTCGTCCGGGCTGCCGAGATAGGCGCCCCAGTGGATCGTCAGGTCCGGGTCGAGATGCGCGAAGGACGGGTCGCCGTCGAGCATCACCACGACGCTCTCCGCCTCCGCCGGCCACCCCGCGGCGAGGCGGCGGCCGGTGGTGATCAGCACCGACCCGCCGATGCCGTTCAGCGGCACGCCGTGGCGGGCAGCGAGGACCTGCACGCTGGACAGACCGGGCACGACGCGGCGCCGGAACGGCACGCGTCCGCGGGCCAGGATGTGGTCGAGGATGCGCAGGACGCTGTCGTAGAGGGCCGGGTCCCCCCAGGCCAGGATCGCCCCCACCTCCCCGGGCCCGAGATGGGCCGCGAAGGCCGCCTCCAGCCGCTCGGCCCGGGCCGCGTGCCAGGCCTCGACGGTGCGCCCGTAATCGGCCGGGCGGCGCTCCCGGGGCGGGTCCTCGACGGTGACGACCCGGTGGGGTTTTCGGATATGGGCCGCGCAGATCCGGCGGCGGATCTCGACGAGGTCGGCGGTCTCGGCGCGCTTGTCGAGGACGAACACCGCGTCGACGTCGGCGAGCGCCCGCACCGCCTGGAGGGTCAGGTGCTCGGGATCGCCCGTGCCGATGCCGATGACCCGGATCTGCCTGTCCTGCATGCCGTCCTCCGCCGGGGCGGGGAGGGCCGGCGCCGGCCTCCCCTACAAGCGCGCGTCGGCTTTGGCGAGGATCGCCCGGGCGATGGTCAGGTCCTGCAGGGCGATGCCGGAGGAATCGAACACGGTGATCTGGTCCCGGTCCGTCCGGCCCCCCTCCCCGCGCCGCAGCACGTCGCCGAGCGCCGTGAGGCCGCCTTGAGCCTGCGCGGAGGCGTGCTGGAACTCGCCGATGGTGCGCGACTGCTCCGGCAGGTCGCAGAACAGGGCCGCCCGCTCCAGCAGGGCGGGGGGCAGCTCCTGCTTGCCCTTCGCGTCCGCCCCCATGGCGGCGACATGCGTGCCGGGGCGGACCCAGCCGGCCTCGAACAGCGGCGCGCGGGCGGGCGTCGCCGTGACGATCACGTCGGCGGCCGCGCAGGCCTCCTGGGCAGAGGCCGCCCGCACGTCGAGCCCGGAGGCCCCCTGCCCCGCCAGGCGCTCACTGAGCCCCGCGACCTTGGCGGCGTCCCGGGCGACCACCAGCACCGTCCGGATCGGGAGGATCCGGGCGAGCGCCGCGCACTCGAACTCGGCCTGGTTGCCGGCCCCGAACACGGCGAGCACCGCGGAATCCGGCCGCGCCAGGACGCTCGCCGCCACCGCGTCGGCGGCGGCGGTCCGGTAGGCGTTGACGCGGCCCGCCTCGATCACCGTGTCGACCCGGCCGACAGCCTGGTCGAACAGCAGGATCACCGAATTGTGCCGCGGCAGGCCCCGGTCCGGGTTGCCGGGCCAGAACGAGCCGACCTTCAGCCCGGCATAGTCGGCCGTCGAGCCCGACTTGATCGAGAACCGGTTGGCCGGCTCCGAGCCGTGGCCGAGCACCGCCGGGAACAGGGTGGTACCCGGCGCCACCGCGGCGATCAGCGCCTCGCGGGCGGCGTCGAACGCCATGGCGTGATCGACCAACGAGGCCGATTCCTCCTCCGAGATGAAGCGCATGGGTTCACGGACCTCCAGAATCATGGTTTCGAAAGGTCCGAGACCTTTCGCGGGTGCAGGGCAGAGCCCTGCCCTCGGGCGGAGCCCGATGTCGGGGCGCCGCCCCGACACCCCGCCGAAGGGCCTCGGCCCCTCGGAATCCCCTACAGGGTCATGCCGCGTGCGGTGACCGGCCAGATCGCCTCGACGCGGCCGTTCCGCACGCCGACATACCAGTCGTAGACGTTGACCGTCGGGTCGCAATGGCCGGGGATCAGCTTCAGGCGCTCGTTGAGCGTCAGCACGTTGCCGGGATCGCTGATCACCCCGTGCTCGTCCGAGCACTTGATGTACTCCACGTCGTCCCGGCCGAACACCACCGGCAGGCCGCTGTCGATACTCTGCGCCTTGAGGCCGGCATCGCAGATGGCGACGTCCGCCTTCGCCTTGCTCATGATCGCCGTGTAGATGAACAGGCTGTTCTCGAACTCCGCGATCGGCCGGCCCTCGGCGTCCTTCACCCGCTGGTAGTCCGCGTCCATGAAGACGTAGGAGCCGCATTGCAGCTCGTTGTAGACGCCGCTGCCGCCCTCCATGGCGAAGCTGCCGGTGCCGGCCCCCGCCACGATGGCGCAGTCGAGGCCCACTCCCTTCAGCAGGTCGACGGTGCGCTTCGTCTCATCGATCGCCGTCTGGATCAGGGCCTTGCGCTCGCCGTAGTCGCGCACGTGCTGGGCCTTGCCCTGGTAGGCCTGCAGGCCCGCGAAGCTCAGGCCCGGCGCCGCCGCGATCTTCTGCGCGATCGCCACGGCGGGCTCGCCCGGCGCGACGCCGCAGCGGCCGGCGCCGACGTCGATCTCCACGAGGCATTCGAGGGTGACGCCGTACTTGACCGCCGCCGCCGAGAGGTCGTCGACGTTGCCGAGGTCGTCGACGCAGACCAGCACCCGCGCCCGGGTGGCGAGCGCGGCGAGGCGCTCGATCTTCTTCGGCGCGACCACCTGGTTGGAGACCAGCACGTCGCGGATGCCGGCGCTCACCAGCGCCTCGGCCTCGCTGACCTTCTGGCAGCAGACGCCGCAGGCGCCGCCCCGCTCGATCTGCAGGACCGTGATGTCGGACGACTTGTGGGTCTTGGCGTGCGCCCGGTGGCGCAGGCCGTGCGCCTTCATGAAGCGGCCGAGCTTGTCGACGTTGCGCTCGAGGGCGTCGAGGTCGACCAGCAGGCAGGGGGTGTCCACCTCCTCGACCGGCATCCCGACGGTGGCGGGGATGTTGTTGCGCATGGTGTGTCCTCCTGATCGCGTGCGGATCTCGTGGCGGGGCCCGGTTACGGGGCGAGGCCCAGAAGCTCGGCGATGCGCGGCGTCGCCTTGATGCCGGTGCCGGTGAGCACCACCACGGTGGTGTCCTCGGGCCGGATCGCGCCGCGCGCGGTGAGATCGGTGAGCGCCGCCGCCGCCATGGCGCAGGTCGGCTCGACGTAGAGGCCCGAGCGGGCGAGCTCCATCAGCGCCGCCTCGATGGCTGCCTCGGAGACCGCCACGGTGCCGCCGCCGGAGCGGCGGAGCGCCGCCAGCACCGCCCGGCCGCGGACCGGCTGGGCGATCGAGGCGCCCTCGGCCAGCGTCGGGCGCGGGGTGACCGGCACGAAATCCGCCGCGCCGGCCTCGAAGCCCGCGTGCAGGGGCGCGCAGTGGGCCGGCTGGACCGCGTAGAGCCGCGGCAGACGGGCGATCGCGCCCCGGCGCAGCAGCTCCGAGAAGCCGATGTCGCAGCCGAGGATGTTGCTGCCCGCGCCGCAGGGGATGATGACATGGTCGGGCGCGGCGAAACCCAGATCCTCCCACAGCTCGTAGGCCAGCGTCTTGGTGCCCTGGAGGAAGTGGGCCTGCCAGTTGTGGCTGGCGTAGAAGATCGAGTCCGCCTGGGCGACGGCCGCGTCGGCGGTGTCCTGGCGGGTGCCGGGGATCAGCTCGACCTCCGCGCCGACGGCGCGCATCTGCACGGTCTTGGCCGGCGAGGTCGAGGCCGGGACCAGGATCTTGGCCCGCATCCCGGCCGCCGCCGCGTAGGTCGCCACCGCGGCCCCGCCATTGCCGGAGGAATCCTCCAGCACCGCGTCGATCCCCTGCTGGCGCAGGATCGACAGCATCACGGAGGCGCCCCGGTCCTTGAAGCTGCCCGAGGGCGCGAACCATTCGAGCTTGAAATGCGCGTGCCCGCCCCGCCAGGGCCGGCGCACCAGCGGCGTGCAGCCCTCCCCCAGCGTGACCGGGTCGGCCACCGCCACCGGCAGGGCGGCGGCGTAGCGCCAGAGGGAGCGCTGGCCCGTGTCGATCTCGCCGCGCCCGATCCCCGGCAGGTCGGTGATCATCAGCGGACCGCCCGTCTCCGAGCGCCAGCGCGGCGTCTCGATCGGGTAGGTCGCCCCGGTGGCGGGGTCGAGATAGGCGGCGGACGGAGGCATCGCGGCTCGGTTTCCGGGGTGGTTCGGAAAAGAGAATACAAAATAATCTGCGACGGCGCGCCCCCCAGTTCGGGGATGGGACAGCGCGCCGTGCTGCGCGTCGGGGCTCCGCCCCGACAACCCGCCGAAGGGCCTCGGGCCCCCTAAAAACCCGGGTCAGGCCGCGAGCGGCAGAACCGTCGGCTCCGGGGCGTGCTCGGCGGCGATCGCCCCGGCGACGAGCTCGGCGGTGGCGCCCGAGAGGGTCCAGCCGAGATGGCCGTGCCCGGTGTTGTAGAACACGCCCGGCCGGCGGCCCCGGCCGACCTTGGGCAGCATGTTCGGCAGCATCGGCCGCAGGCCGCTCCAGGCCACCACCCGGTCGGTGTCGACCAGGGGGAACTGCTCCCGGGTCCAGTCGACCAGGGGCTGGATCCGGTCGTGGCGGATGTCGCGGTTGAAGCCGTTGAACTCCGCCGTGCCGGCGACCCGCAGGCGCTCGTCGCCGAGCCGGCTCGTGACGATCTTGGCCGCCTCGTCGAGGATGCTCACCTCGGGCGCCGCCTTCTGGGCCTCCGGCGTCAGCAGGTTCACGGTGATCGAGTAGCCCTTCACCGGGTAGACGTTGACCCGGTCGCCGAGCATCGCCGCGAAGTGCCGGCTGGCGCAGCCCGCGCAGATCACCACCGCGTCGGCCCGCAGGACCCGCGCGTCGCCGGCCGGCTGGCCCGCGTCACGCCAGCGAACCGCGTAGCCCCCCTCCCCCGGCGCGATCGTCTCGACGCTGGCGTCCTGGACGAAGCGGACGCCCCTGCGCGCGCAGGCGGCCGCGAGGCCGCGGGTGAATTTGTGAATGTCGCCGGTGGCGTCGGAGGGCGTGAAGAAGCCGCCGTGATAGCGCCCGGCCAGCGTCGGCTCGATGGCGCGGATCTCCTCCGGGGTCACGGCGTAGCGCTCGAGGCCCCCCTCCCGCAGCAGGGCGTTGACGGCGGTGGCCTTCTCGAAGCTCGCCCGGTCCCGGTAGAAGTGCAGGATGCCGCGGGTCTTCAGGTCGAAGTCGATCCCCTCGGCCTCGGCCATGGCGAACAGCGCCTCCCGGGCCTTCAGGGCCAGCCGCACCGTCTCCACGGTGTTCTCCCGGTAATGGGCGATCTCGCGGACGAATTCGGCCATCCAGGACAGCTTGTGCCAGGAGAGCTTGGGATTCATCAGCAGCGGCGCGTCGCGCCGCGTCATCCAGCGCAGGCCCTGCATCACCGTGGAGAGCTTGTTCCAGACCTCGGCGTTGCAGGCCGAGAGCTGGCCGCCATTGGCGAAGGAGGTCTCCATGGCGGCGTAGCGCTGCCGGTCGAGGACGGTGACGCGGTAGCCGCGCTGGGCGAGCGCGTAGGCGGTCGTCACGCCGGTGATGCCGGCGCCGATCACGGCGATGTGGGTCATGGGCTTGGACTCCGGGACTGGACGCGTGGAGGCCGCCCGCGAGCGGTCGGCCGGTTGCGCGCCCCATCTGTCCCGGTGCCTGAGAGCTTGATCCGCGACCGGCCCTGGCGAGGCTTTTCGCGGACGTCCCCTTCGGCGGGTGCCCACGGGCTCGCCCGCTGCACCGCTCTCCAGATCGCCCTGACGACACGGTTCCGGTGCCTGAGAGTTTCCGGGGCGGTTGCTCCGTCGGCGCCGGGTCCCCTCTGCTGGGAAGATCCCGGTCTCTCCCGCATCGTCACGATGGGCCGGTCCCGGATACGCCGATCGGCCGCGGGGGAGAAGCCCGCCCGCCCCGCCGGCGGCCGATTCCGCCGACAGCCGGTGCGCGTTGTCACCGCCGGGTCGCCGCCGGGTCACCCCGGAGTCACCGCAGAGTCACCGCGGGAGCGATCCCGGCCGCCGGCGGTTGATCCGGCGGTTGGACGGGGAATTCCGGAGGACGGCCGATGCTGACCAGGACCGCGATCTACGAGGGCACGGTGCGCGACGGCCGGGAGGAGGAGTTCTTCCGCCGGGTCCGGGACGAGCTCGAGCCGTTCTGGCGGCGGTTCCCGGGCGTCACCGCCGTGCGGGTCCAGCGCCTCGTCTCCAAGGACGACGACGCGCGGCCGATCGCCATGATCCTGGAGATGGACTTCCCCGATCAGGCGGCCCTGGACGCCTGCCTCGCCTCGCCGATCCGACCGGAATCGCACGCCGCCACCGAGGCGGTGATGCAGATGTTCGACGGCCGCTTCTACCATCTGGTCAGCGCCGGCCGGACCTTGTCGCTGGCGGATTAGGATCCGGCCGCGGGACGGCAATCACCGCCTATATTCATCGCCGTATTTACCGCAAATAAACCTAGATCGACAGATACGTATCCTCTAAAGGTGAAATTATTCGCCGACACACCAGTCGAACCAACACTCTTAAGGGTCTCGGTGCAGGGTGTGCACGAACGACACCCTTCTTGTTCCGGCGGACGGCGCGATGGCGAAGTGGATTCCTGGCGCGGCCGTCTTCGGTCTCCTGTGCCTG from Methylobacterium radiotolerans JCM 2831 includes the following:
- a CDS encoding DEAD/DEAH box helicase; this encodes MLRLRDYQRASLDALSAAWARGGADDAAPGHLIVLPTGAGKALVIAALARETLDENPLARVAIVTHSRELVAQNFSELTRSWPGAPAGIFSAGLRRREAGAQVLVCGIQSVADRLDAIGPRDLVIVDEAHLIPRAADTRYGRFLAGLRARTPGLRVAGFTATPYRLDSGRLDEGEHRLFSGIAYEADTFTLIRRGFLAPLVSKATLTQLDVSGVGRRGGDYIPGELEAAVNRDWITRAAVAELAEYGRARRAWLAFCAGLAHAEAVRDAVRAEGYSCESVSGETPRRERDRIVAAFRAGQIRCLTSVGVLGTGFNVPEVDLVALLRPTRSTGLYVQQVGRALRCAPGKADALILDYAGLVRMHGPVDAVTVRSATQGLGGAGASRAKPCPGCGALIALNASTCEACWTEPEADPDAEAPHEAAADDELAILSADPGLPGPEPAGPAPAAEAGWQEAAWHPVTALKLEAAPDGLDLVLGWRDGPAEAAWRVRLRPERSGYERDKAVSWWRGLGGGRDAPMSAAEFLERAALLARPASIRIRTGRLSEHIDCRTRDGRILGDVRRTAGRAA
- a CDS encoding DSD1 family PLP-dependent enzyme, which gives rise to MRNNIPATVGMPVEEVDTPCLLVDLDALERNVDKLGRFMKAHGLRHRAHAKTHKSSDITVLQIERGGACGVCCQKVSEAEALVSAGIRDVLVSNQVVAPKKIERLAALATRARVLVCVDDLGNVDDLSAAAVKYGVTLECLVEIDVGAGRCGVAPGEPAVAIAQKIAAAPGLSFAGLQAYQGKAQHVRDYGERKALIQTAIDETKRTVDLLKGVGLDCAIVAGAGTGSFAMEGGSGVYNELQCGSYVFMDADYQRVKDAEGRPIAEFENSLFIYTAIMSKAKADVAICDAGLKAQSIDSGLPVVFGRDDVEYIKCSDEHGVISDPGNVLTLNERLKLIPGHCDPTVNVYDWYVGVRNGRVEAIWPVTARGMTL
- a CDS encoding ethyl tert-butyl ether degradation protein; this encodes MLTRTAIYEGTVRDGREEEFFRRVRDELEPFWRRFPGVTAVRVQRLVSKDDDARPIAMILEMDFPDQAALDACLASPIRPESHAATEAVMQMFDGRFYHLVSAGRTLSLAD
- a CDS encoding ornithine cyclodeaminase family protein translates to MRFISEEESASLVDHAMAFDAAREALIAAVAPGTTLFPAVLGHGSEPANRFSIKSGSTADYAGLKVGSFWPGNPDRGLPRHNSVILLFDQAVGRVDTVIEAGRVNAYRTAAADAVAASVLARPDSAVLAVFGAGNQAEFECAALARILPIRTVLVVARDAAKVAGLSERLAGQGASGLDVRAASAQEACAAADVIVTATPARAPLFEAGWVRPGTHVAAMGADAKGKQELPPALLERAALFCDLPEQSRTIGEFQHASAQAQGGLTALGDVLRRGEGGRTDRDQITVFDSSGIALQDLTIARAILAKADARL
- the cobF gene encoding precorrin-6A synthase (deacetylating); protein product: MQDRQIRVIGIGTGDPEHLTLQAVRALADVDAVFVLDKRAETADLVEIRRRICAAHIRKPHRVVTVEDPPRERRPADYGRTVEAWHAARAERLEAAFAAHLGPGEVGAILAWGDPALYDSVLRILDHILARGRVPFRRRVVPGLSSVQVLAARHGVPLNGIGGSVLITTGRRLAAGWPAEAESVVVMLDGDPSFAHLDPDLTIHWGAYLGSPDEILISGRLGDAGAEIRRVRAEARARHGWIMDIYLLRRDRAATDRAGAAG
- a CDS encoding pyridoxal-phosphate dependent enzyme — translated: MPPSAAYLDPATGATYPIETPRWRSETGGPLMITDLPGIGRGEIDTGQRSLWRYAAALPVAVADPVTLGEGCTPLVRRPWRGGHAHFKLEWFAPSGSFKDRGASVMLSILRQQGIDAVLEDSSGNGGAAVATYAAAAGMRAKILVPASTSPAKTVQMRAVGAEVELIPGTRQDTADAAVAQADSIFYASHNWQAHFLQGTKTLAYELWEDLGFAAPDHVIIPCGAGSNILGCDIGFSELLRRGAIARLPRLYAVQPAHCAPLHAGFEAGAADFVPVTPRPTLAEGASIAQPVRGRAVLAALRRSGGGTVAVSEAAIEAALMELARSGLYVEPTCAMAAAALTDLTARGAIRPEDTTVVVLTGTGIKATPRIAELLGLAP
- a CDS encoding alpha/beta hydrolase, which codes for MPGSVPDRRSLLLTLAAGSALLSTRGADAVGAPERIPLWPGQPPGGGGPQGPPVRDDSGAVKNVAVPVLEVYAPETPTGVAVLVAGGGGYARIGIVKEALPAALWLAAQGITAFVLTYRLPGEGWAAGPLAPLQDGQRALRLIRAASGRFRIDPARVGVLGFSAGGHLGGLIAARSAFRAYEPVDAADDLSARPDFATLIYPVVSLEPPHDRTTTRRSLVGEAPSPEASRDWSLQTHIRSGCPTLFLVQADDDPVISPEHSRILDAACRAAGVPVEYHRFAVGGHGFGIGRSEAPVALWPRLCRLWLTSVSVMR
- a CDS encoding D-amino acid dehydrogenase; translated protein: MTHIAVIGAGITGVTTAYALAQRGYRVTVLDRQRYAAMETSFANGGQLSACNAEVWNKLSTVMQGLRWMTRRDAPLLMNPKLSWHKLSWMAEFVREIAHYRENTVETVRLALKAREALFAMAEAEGIDFDLKTRGILHFYRDRASFEKATAVNALLREGGLERYAVTPEEIRAIEPTLAGRYHGGFFTPSDATGDIHKFTRGLAAACARRGVRFVQDASVETIAPGEGGYAVRWRDAGQPAGDARVLRADAVVICAGCASRHFAAMLGDRVNVYPVKGYSITVNLLTPEAQKAAPEVSILDEAAKIVTSRLGDERLRVAGTAEFNGFNRDIRHDRIQPLVDWTREQFPLVDTDRVVAWSGLRPMLPNMLPKVGRGRRPGVFYNTGHGHLGWTLSGATAELVAGAIAAEHAPEPTVLPLAA